TTCCTTGTTTAAAGCTCAGagtattttgttgttgttttcagcaattacaaaatattctttgCGTGTGGCTGGTTGTATGTAAGGTATTGTACCTTCTGCAATTTATAAAGGTTTCACTTTTCAATTCAGAATAAAAACCACACATTTTATAACGATGAATGTTACCTCTCCATCAACACAAATCCAACGCCCGGTCCATTTATAATTagatcttttatatttattaattcgaaTAGTGTATTTATAGCAAATACACTATTTGAATACGTATCAGTTAGAAATAGGCACAAATCTATTgacaatacatttttcaaatcataGATTTTAGATACAAAATAGATATTAACACATCTAAATACACTTACTTCTTCTCTTTCTATGCACAgaatatctaaattaaaaataaatctatctaATCATTTGCCTGATCATTGCTTTCTATTTTACagttaaagaatttatattatttctaactCTAAGCACTGCACATTAAGGTTTGAATTTCCTTGCACCCTATTCTTCACTCTGCACACATTGTGTTTATTTGCTTCGTTACACTTTCTCGATACAAAACTGGACATTTCTGGCACCGACAGAAACATGGCTACTTTGTTTTCAAACCGACTCACGGAGTGCTCTGTAGTTGAAAAAGAATTCTGTCAAAAActtaacagattaaaaataatacacagATTAACACTGGTGCATATACTTATACATAAACCAGCCAGAACAGATGAGGTGTAACTTTTAGCTTTAAGATCGGTCCAATTAATCCTCAGCACCCGCATGTGAAATCATGAGTGAATTTTTCCTAGATTATGGTATCATTGAAATCTAGATCAGAGATTTCCAAAGTGATGCTAGATCCCCTGGGATCCACGGAAGACTCAGCTGGTATATAAGATGCAGGAATTCAAATTGGGGATTCACTAATTGAAGAATCTGCAAAAGGTTCATTGAAACCAAAAATTACAATGGGTTTACAGGAAAAAGTGTAGGAATATCTGATCTAGATTCTACTATTTGTATCGCAACCATAAACTTTTAAAGGcattcataaaatgtttttcttatagatttttatatagcAACTGCAATCTAttcaatttcttattttatttgtagttaCATCAAAGATGATGACTGGGGTCCATGCAGTACGACATGCGGCGAAGGTTGGAGGAAGAAGGAGGTTCATTGcaagatttttttagaattcaGCAGAACTATTGCAAAACTACCAGACAGCAAATGCATGGGTCCAAAGCCAACGGAAGAAACGGAAAGATGCGTCATGGAACCGTGTTCAATGGCGTATGGGACATCTTTCGGAGATTCTAGTATACCTTCATACGGTACAGGAGACAGGTACGctactattaaatattgaaaataatgtcTAAGCATTGTCAAAAGATGCTAAAATAGAGAGCAGCTTAAATAGGTTACTAATTCGTTGCTTTTTTCTGATGTTCTTCCTCTGTTCTGTCCGGGATGATAACATCAGAAGAATTATCACTTTTACCGCAACACGTATTTCCATTCTATCAAATGAattcaagtaaaatattaatttacaaatttattaatttagcattcttaacattttttttaattaaatagtttcaTTTGATCACACAATCTATCTAAAGTACCATTTTGCACAGATTCCTTAACAACATCATGAActctcatttttaataatatatcttcATTGCCTTCATTAGAGATGCATTGATCAAGGTCTAATTTTGATTCGCTTATTACTTCTTTATCTTCAAACGTCGTTGTTACTATCCTTAACTCTATCAGAGTAATTAGCAATCCATAAGGTAACATTTCTTGTACATCCTCTTCAAATGAATCTTTAGTATAAACTGAATTCGAATCTATATCGTATAGTTTCAAGAATGACGAAAAGCTCTCGTAataaacagataaaatatctttcataAATTGAGATCTGAATGTAGAgtcagttgataaaaaaagaaaataaacaacatcTGTAGCTGGGTTAGAATATCGCATTGCTTGAAAATCCAAAAAACATAAATCCGTTGTGATGTTAtcctgaaaaataaaaactattaccACTCCATCCTAATAGCTGTAGAATTCCACATCCGTGAAGCTTGCATTAGTACATAGTATGTAGTCATTTTTGTCAAAAAGAATGAAAGAAACAATATGTATACAAGTGCCACGGCAGTGGAATTCTGCGGTAAATTATCAAAGCTAgtgattaaatttaactacatATCATACCTTTTgcttaaataagaaattatttatccaACAATCTCCATGACAGAGTACATTGAATGTTCGTGGAGAAGTATAATATCTTAAAAGTTCCATTAATGTTGTGTCcacattttgtaatttcgtTCTTGCATCTAAATCATCTAATAGCTTTATAGAGTCTTCGtagcaatttttataatagtttctAAGTTTACTTTTATCAAGAAATGTTTCTTGATAGAGAACATCTTTAAATTCACTTTTAAGTTTGGTAAAGTTTTCTTTATCGttcaattcaaatataacAGATAGAGCATGAAATTTTGCTAAATTTTTCAATACTAAACAAActtgttcatattttaaattctgtagtttatttactttagaaTCATACTCATAACCTTTTGAAACTAAATCTTCTAGAATAAGTACTTCATTGCCTCTCTTCATATCAGATAAAATACAACCAGGTAGCACAATTCTGTCAATTACATCTAATTTGctttgtaaaatttgaaatttggatATAACCTCTTCATACGCCTTAACTTCTCTTTTATGTAGTTCTCTAAATAACTCTTGTCTCGTTGTATTCACTAATGTCTTTACAATAACACTAATTTTACGTTCACAATCTTCCGTATCTGTTATTTCAACTCTGAATACGTTTGCTATAAAATTTTCACCTTTTCCACACGCGAATTCAACATGATATGTGAAATCGTTTAAGCTATTTATTCTAGCTACATTTTCTATACAACTGTGAAGTTCtgtacaattaaattcatCCGGTTCACTTATATTAACATCTAATGACATATTCGGTTTAGAATAGCGTACTGTATCAAAAACTGATTCAAAGTGACTGCGATATATGACTgatatatttgataatttaaagataagaGTTATCAAAAGTAAACATACTATAAATATGCTAGTGcttgcaaaaatatatattgctgttaaattcacaattttatatctaattaATTCATCATATCTAAACAATGTGTTACTTTACTTTGTTAAGATATATATAGAGGTAATTggataatataaatttctaaataattgtGTTATAAACTGTACGGATTTATTATGGATTTTATCTATCATGTAATCAGGCCAACTGATTAGGGAGTCAAATTTAGGACTTTTATGCACATAGGTATTCGCTATGCAATAAAGTAAGGTCACCTTGACGTTCTCTTTCAACAATCTTCTGTAGCatcgtcatttttttttttactcttttaaagatataaaatttttataataattctgCATCTTCCGATCAAAATTGTGATcttagttaataatttgtaaacaaagaaTGTTTATAGTGACAGCAATGAAAGGTGTAGAtacagttagtttttttttatccaccAGGTCTCTGATCTTTGGAACCTCAAGTAACATCAGAGTGGCACCTGGTTCACCAGGCAAGTCATATTCTTGGAAAGAGAAAGGCTATACTAGTTGCAGCGCTTCCTGTCTTAGCGGTGTACAGGTAttgtatcttatttattttatgtcagtTAGGAGTCACTGTAGATATAaattgcttttataaaatgttaggGAATTTAGAAAGACATGCGTCAGATTGGACGTAGTTACATTTCACGCCAAAAACGTGAACTGACtttgtttagttaaaatagttttctagaaccaaataatttatacatgcAGGAGCTAATTATACAATGCGTGAGAGATGAAGATGGTAAAAATGCGTCACCATACATGTGCGATCCTCTGACAAAGCCCGAGAACAGAGTAAGGACATGCAATGATCATCCTTGCCCACCTAGGTAAGTACTAAATACTTTTTCGTCTATAATTTATGACTGAAGTACTTACAAAATTGTAATCTTCTACTAGTCACTGCTGTAATGTGTCTCCTAAAGTAGTTGTTTCTTCGACTGACctgtaaaattattagtagCAGTAATCAATCTATGACTTTTACTTGTTTGTTTCTATCCTGCAAGAAGAAAATGAAACAGATTAAATTTTCGAAGTAGACCAAAGTTTCTCTTCaacatttgtatatatttaaatcgtaGAATGCAATacgaaaaatttcaatttcctTACAGATGGAACTACACAGAGTTCTCTCAATGCACTAAATCCTGCGGTATTGGCATACAGACGAGGGAAGTGACGTGTATACACGAAGTAAGTTATTTATGTGACTACAAAGATTTCATACTCCGAGatttattcaatttgaaatatagaaaagaaatataaaaaaattaagattaaaattaactaatcaTAAAACTTAACATATAACTATTACTTACTAAACATCCTCTCTCTATGGTATGGGTAGCTGTAAGAGAAATCTTGTAGCGTTAAGCTCACCAGTAATTCACCGCATTTCTATTgtcatattacaaaaattatactatgttCAAAAAAAGGAATCTGCGTGCAAATCATCGAATAgcgtaaaaaaaactagtagaACGAAGGTTCAGTGAATGACTTTCACAGCAACACTATTGATAGTAACGCTCGGATGAAGACAGCATTAAAGATAACGTCCATTACGTCCTAACATAACATGATCCCTTAGATTTACTTTCATAACGTCACAATTGATAACAATACCCCACCCTTCTTCACTTTTTTGCTGacttcttttattttccaGGTGACTCGAGGTGGTACGAACACAGTGGTGGTGCCAAACAGTATGTGTCCGCAGCCGCCGCCACCAGACCGACAGTACTGCAATGTACTCGACTGCCCTGTAAGATGGCATACCGGAGAATGGTCCAAATGTTCCAAAACATGTGGCGGTGGAGTGAAACAGAGGGAGGTAATTCGACTATACACgtatatatcattaaatattcCCTTATTTTATTAGAGTTTCTTATCTTGAAAGTAGAAAACGGAACCCTTATAAGATCACTTTTTCGTCCAGCCCTTTATCTGTATGTCTGTCAAGAccctgttttattattaaaaaaaactatagtcACCGAtgtcttataaattaatttggatTTTCACATTGAATTATACTTTACTTCTATTTCGATATTGGATATTTTGTTTACGATTCGTCTAATCTATGCTGACGAAGATGTTTCAGTAACTTACATACATGTGTCTACCTAAACATGGGTAGttcttatttgtaaatttacaaGTCGTTATTAACATCAGGTGGAATGCAAACAAATAATGGCGCAGTCACACGTGGTAGAGAGGCCATCCTCTCTCTGCAACAGTCCTCGACCAGCCTCTACAAAGTCCTGTAACAGCCGACCTTGTCTACTAGACACCGCATCACCAGAGATATCACTGGCTAACTCTTCATATATACAGCATGATCCTAAGAAGAAAAAGGTAAGGATTTGATGGCAATTTCCATCGACGTAACATCACATGAACTCTATCCAAAAATCGtgaatgaagtaaaaaaaaagttaaaagacCTAAAGCATGTTTGGAACCAAACTTCTCACGTAGCATAGGAATGGAATCAGGTGAAATCCTTCcatttaattctattaaatataatatttttaagaataagaaagtaaatttttaatattatgtagcgtaaaaaataagataaaataaaaagaatacttAAAGTTTAAACTAGTATAGTAACTTTAACCTCGCAACAATTTTCACtgctaaactttttaatttacacttaaGATTCTCGAAGAAAAATTTTCTCGACCAGCGCACTACACTATTGATCGGTTCTAAGGAATTTCTCATTTGTCACACAAACACGTCGACAATTTGTCATGTTCCCTactatatttgatttattacttgaacaattatttactctgatattatttacactatcAAACATGCAATATCTCATACAATGTTTGGAGAAATTAtgctattatttatatgtaggCGCttggattatttttaaaacaattgtaagTATGTCGACTTTAACGATCTAAATTCCCATCTCATATATTACCATCTCTCTAATtctctttggaaaaaaaaacagaaatgacATTTCGCGGTTCTACAAAAACTCACATAGTGTCTGCTAAAGTTATGCTATTAACTATAAACAAGcgctttaattgtttaaacaatttaactgaTAAAACTGTATAGTTTTTTATCATAGaactttttacatattttaggtCACAGTAAAAGTTGGTGGTTCTGCGACAATTTTCTACGGAACccaagttaaaattaaatgcccCGTCAAAGGATACAATAGGACGAAGATTCAATGGGCGAAGGACCATCAGATTATAACAAAGTCTAAAAAGcataaaatttctaaaaaggttagttttttttcttatattccATGTACTTTCGTGTAACATGAATCAGGCGTAGACATAACACTGagataaaatgttttcctCACCAGGGGGCGCTACGCATCACATCACTTTCGCTCCGTGACCACGGCGTGTATACTTGTGTAGCGGGTCGATCCAGCGCCAATTTGACTCTTGTCGTCAAACCACGACCTGGAGAGTATCCTACCAGTGAAGAGATAGGACAGCCTAAGAAGCCCTTGGATGACCCGTCGTCTTTAGCTGACAGGTCTGACAAACCCATCTATTTTACATGACGATTTTAAACTACCTGTAGAATATGAAATTCCGCATTTTTTCCTTCATAAATAAAGCTAATTATTTCGTAATATTTCTTGCACTTatccattttataataaaacagatCCGACGGTCGCGCGACATCAGGCAAAGTGGACAATCTATCACAGGAACAGCGGCCCGGTGATCAGAGGAAAACTTATAAAGGCAGACAACGAGGTAACACGATTTTTCCAACGTAtcgaaattacaaatatagtattatatatatctctaaactaaatataagaAGGCCTTGATAATTGCAAGTCAAtccaaaagaaattaaaacatctgGATAATATCAAAGCGgctaggtttttattttataaatactaaaatgaAACCACCAGTATTAGCTGTGTAAGAGTTATTTTTACGTTATTTGGATTAATGAAACGATTGCTTGCTTAGAGCAGACAATTTAAGACGCTGTCACATTGATGTCGGGCGAAGCCGCCAGTTCGGAAACACTCACAAACGCAGACACAAGAATATCAATGCTTAAAACTaactcaaatataattttcttaggAAAACTAGATAAAGTAAGAGACGCGCTCTACGGCAGTGAAGGAAATCCTTCAACTAAATCTCCAAGCTTCAATTCTCAAGCCCATGACATCTACGATGAGAACGaggtatgtattatttaaaaaaaaatgttcttacAGTGAAAACAAGAAATAGTGAAACTGGTCTCAACGACAATAAGTGATAAGGTTAAATTAAGTACGAAATTTGGTCTGAAATAGCTCCTATTTTAAAAGGACTTGATTTTTTCACGATTGAACTGATCTAAATTAGGTACTatagcgtcggtggctcaggggtcaaacacttgacttgcaatccgcaggtcctgggttcgaatcccgccatgtaccaatgtgtttttcgattttcgatttacatatgtacatttatccgacgttcttacggtgaaggaaaaacatcgtgatgcaacctgcacatatctgagaagaaattcaatgatatgtgtgaagtcaaccaacccgccctgggccagcgtggttgactatggcctagtcacccctaacttggggtaggctccgagcccctcggtggggacgtatagtgagctgatgatgatgatgatgaaattagGTACTATACGAGTTGGATGGAATTAAACACTATACTATATTAGTTTAATGTACTGTATCGTAATTTGTTAAGTTAATCCCAgtcttcaattttttaattatacccATTTGACATAGttcaaaaagataatttttagaaCTAAAATACAAGACATCTGTGAACAATAAATATAGGTAAATATGccatgtaaaaattaaatatgcaaTGAACATAACATGctcttaaacttttaaaacgcGAACACATTTTCCACCTAgcagtttaattttgttaaaagaaaGAACATTAGCGTATTCTTTGAATAATTCTCTGTATCATTTGAGGATAGTAAAACTGTGACTCCTTGTTGTATCACGATAATATGGCAGcgctaaatataattttattgccaCAGTAAAGTGTGCTATAAACTTTATTGAGCCCATTTTACTGCAGAACTTAGCAAAATTACTCCAGATATCTAATCATTATGACTTTTAAAGAAAGTTCTACTCACAAGCATAAATGTGTCAGACAAAAAGTTCAGTTATCGGTTATAGATAAAcgaaaaacaaatatagacctaaaataattataatttatttaaggtcaATTCCTGTAAATCAGTGTTTCCTAAGGTGGGGTGTAAGCCCCACCTGGAGGACATTTGGATTTAGAGGGGGGCAATTCGgggattaaaaaatttaaggcTACATCCTTACAATGATAGCCAGTgctaaaaagtaaataaaaacgttttagagacaaaaatccgttgcatttaaactgtttatatgtgttttcgtgtttaattttttttttttaaattaaactagtcagccaaaataagtatttaattatttctaagtGGGCAATAGTCATGTTCATCCTGAAAAATGGGACATGGATCCAAAAAgtttgggaaacactgctcTACTCTAAATCAACATTTATACctcatcttaaaataaaaaactaacaaaccAACTAAAGGATGGTTAATCGATAGACCTAAACTATATCAGTATGTATCAAATACTGTAAAAGAAGTAATATCCTGGGGTAGAACTACTTGTGATCTATGATTTTTATGATTGAATGAACTTTAATTGTGTGCACGCCGCTTGGGACTTTACCAACAAAAGGAGAGCGCAGTATCTTCTCGGATGCTACCGCCCAAACCAAGCAGTGCTTCACGACTATTACCATGCCTACATTACATTATAATGCAAGTTCAGGTGAGATGTTCCTAAAATAGAGCATGCCAACCGGTACCTGGATGACACTAATATTTCGTCTATGGCATGTTTAACCGGTGTCATTTCTACTGGTTTGATTTGTCATATCTCATGATTAGTTCCTTCTAAGGCTCTATTAGTTAATAATTGGGAATTTCAGAATATTGTCACTAAATTATTCTTCATGTGTATGTGAAAATTTCATGTCATTGTTTAACTGTCCCAATTCTCcggtttcttaaaattaaaacgttttaattgataaattcaGACGTTTTTGGGTTTTCAGACAATCTTGGGAATTTCTCGAGGTCAAAGAATGGTGGATTCAATAAGCGTGTACCAAAATCACGTGGCTCCAACAAAAACCCACTTCGTGAATCTTGACGATAAGCAAATCGTTTACCCAGAAGATGATTACTCtgatataataattgttaatgaaGATTACATCAGACAGACGATTGAAAGAGCGGgacagaataattttaaagaagacGTTTATGACTTAATTGAGACTACTACTGCACCAAAAGAAGAAAtgtaagaaacaaaaaagacTTACCGATTccattttctaattatttatatcttagCAAACAAGCAATCTATTCGCATAATACTCGTATAAGTGaccaattaattatatatctcCAACATGCTATTGAGTTGCAGGTGTTTAACGAATTTTTACATGAATCAGAAAAGGGGCAAACTATCAAAGGAATGTAAATGCTAAATTAAGTATTGAATGACATTTTCTTTACCCACATAACTTTGCAGTGTACTTATGCCGGCTGATGTGGCCGATGGAGGTGAGTATACATGGATGACGACCGACTGGTCTGGCTGCAGCGCTCCTTGCGGTCAGAGCGGACACCAAGTAAGGGGAGCTGTTTGTCAGGTAAGTAATTTAACGTTAAATCGACTTACATTCAggtagttttaatattaaaattgccaACACTTTAACGCTTGCTAAAACCAAAAGCAATTAGAGAAAAAGAGCCAAAATGAAGAAACTGTAAAACGTGAATGTTTAAGagagaaaaacttaataaacttattactAAAGCTTAAAAACAGCTTTATACTCAGTACTGAACACATACATAATTTTCTATGactaatgtttaaattttattgcttcTTAGTATAAGAGAGACAACATCACGACAACTGTGGAGGCTGAGGAGTGTCTGGGCCGTGGAGCGAGTCCGCCGAACGTACTACGGGAGTGTTTAGGGCCGGTCTGCGCCATCTGGCGGACAACCGCCTGGTCATCACCGAAGTGTTTAGCCAGTGGAGCtggtaagaatttttaaatcaatataatcAATCAAATGTTGAGGTCCAGTATTAATTACTTCAGAAGTGTTTTGTATCCTAGCTTCAGTCAATTAGGCCAATAAAATCTGGTATTATTGAGGAGACATTGGTACTCTTTCCAACTACCGTTTGactttatcatcatcatcaacacaAGTGTCTGAAATCTATGATTAAACTGCTATGCTAATCAAACTTGTATCATTAAGAGAGACAATAGCTTTTCTTGAATGCTTTATGCCAGAACTTGGTGAAAAAGAAAGAAGAGTACTAATTGTATTTCTGTTCAAGCAGCACTTCTGCGTCGCAAAGTGGAATGCATCACAGAGAACGGTATCAAGTTACCGGACACCTCGTGCTCTGCTGAATCTCGTCCGGCGAAGACCAAACGACAGCCGCAGCCCTGTAAGCCAGCCTGGTCTGTCGGACCTTGGAGCAAGGTCAGTGGAAAgatatatcaattattatgAATCGTTATTTAATAGAGGTTAAGAGTACCTATATGAAAAGGATCGAAAGTCTAAGTACAACCTCTCAAAATTCCTgtgtaatttatgtttgttacaaaatattttaataaattttacatattaagcACTTCACATGTTCGTTAACAACGTTTAAaacttgtaattaatattaaataatattgtttcgtagattgttttaaatatattgggTTCTCCGAAAGGTTTGTGGTAATTTTTGAGGACAATTGAAATGGAACTCATTTAAACTTTGATACACATTTACTAAACTATATTGTACCGTTCATGAGTTTTCATCTCAACCAAAGAGTTGTAatcttgtgatatttttttatatcataaggtggcaaacgagcgagaTTTGCGAGAGCGAGAGAAATTGaatcttaaatatattatagaattttcaaatattaaatccaAAATCTTTATTCGACAATCTTGTATTGTCAAGTTATACTCGTAGAATGTTTGCTTAAAACAAAAAGCCTCTTTTgtattccaaattcaaaatgttaCTCGTTGAAAAGGAAATGGAAGGATTATTGAGGGATGGAAGAATTTTTCGTTCcgtctcttttgttttttatttatacgtcCGAATTTTTTTTGGTGatccttttaatattattacaatactttttCATCTCAACGTATTGTCTTAAGCCTCGCAATATTAAGTAGAATTCTGGAGGAAACTTATGACAGTATGTCACAATATTAGTTACCATACACCTCTGAAACGACTTGACcgatatttatgaaattttatatacatatgcaGTAAATCTGAGAATCGGATACAATCTAttattcatacccctatttttttaattgtgtgaGGACAAAGTCGGGATCGACAGCTAtatatcgatggctcctacgaataagagTCAATGTGCAAGTCGACAACTATACAGGAGAGACTTTCAACCATGTAGGAAAAGAGGCCGCATAGACCattttactttagcaaaaaaacacgtttagatctttaaatgtgtatttgtgtttagtacatgttgttaactagacTAAGACGTagcatttaacataaaaaaaatcatcaatttgttactttggccgtTATACATAGGACACATATAGATATTTAAGGATCttagataatattttcactattttCCTTGAAAATCAGTATTTATACAAcacttatttgtattaaaaaattgttcattttGAATGTgcaatagttaaataaatagattggAAACAtcgataacaaaattattgacCGTACGTGAATCTCAAATAGACTAGACGTAGCAAATTGAGTTACCAATTGATGTCAATTTAATTCTAACAAGATTCTAAATAGAACTGACATCTATGTTATATGTCCACAACATATTCCTCCACATATATAACTTAAATTctctgatatatttattattctttcttCATTTATATGTCCTATACTTTTACAATCCCTTcctgttttttatatatccttactagctgtcgcccgcgactccgtccacgcgcagttaaaaaaaaatgacaaatagatgttggccgatacTCGgatctactgaatatgctcacaaaatttcatgggaatcggtcaagccgtttcggaggagtacgggaacgaaaactgtgacacgagaattttatatattagattatttactACACTTCTATATACATCTCTCTTAGAGGTGAAATCTGAATTCACTCGCACCTTAAA
This genomic window from Papilio machaon chromosome 25, ilPapMach1.1, whole genome shotgun sequence contains:
- the LOC106716866 gene encoding protein madd-4, whose protein sequence is MAARAFVTLALLAQAIPGHCAHRHGHDVSTETPELAEVRHDNTTHHGKDRGGWSQWSEWSLCSRTCDGGVSRQLRTCASPAGCRGEPVRYKICNMQPCRGNISLLEEDVWREQQCSAHDNTPYGGELFHWRAHRDDAEPCALTCRGTPQHSGQSPEPTVSLDDDDRVVVAVLAARVSDGTRCRPGSLDMCIDGRCQRVGCDLRVGSTRRVDECGVCGGDGSSCSRPRYHWLATPGSLCSATCGGGYKMSLAVCRDRLTGTDAPEQLCDGSSKPSSAVVRCNMHPCPYKWYVGEWSPCTVSCGGGLRTRRVLCARSANVTRADTYQPGSTEPGCVSPAPRSSQACNEHECPIWIAGAWSGCSVSCGEGVQVRGVECTPAGGGCNPMTRPDISRPCSTGISCPAYREADETEDDIEDILPGVVYHTQPLIQPYPPPQAKAERLIGEPEVPVEATYIKDDDWGPCSTTCGEGWRKKEVHCKIFLEFSRTIAKLPDSKCMGPKPTEETERCVMEPCSMAYGTSFGDSSIPSYGTGDRSLIFGTSSNIRVAPGSPGKSYSWKEKGYTSCSASCLSGVQELIIQCVRDEDGKNASPYMCDPLTKPENRVRTCNDHPCPPRWNYTEFSQCTKSCGIGIQTREVTCIHEVTRGGTNTVVVPNSMCPQPPPPDRQYCNVLDCPVRWHTGEWSKCSKTCGGGVKQREVECKQIMAQSHVVERPSSLCNSPRPASTKSCNSRPCLLDTASPEISLANSSYIQHDPKKKKVTVKVGGSATIFYGTQVKIKCPVKGYNRTKIQWAKDHQIITKSKKHKISKKGALRITSLSLRDHGVYTCVAGRSSANLTLVVKPRPGEYPTSEEIGQPKKPLDDPSSLADRSDGRATSGKVDNLSQEQRPGDQRKTYKGRQRGKLDKVRDALYGSEGNPSTKSPSFNSQAHDIYDENEESAVSSRMLPPKPSSASRLLPCLHYIIMQVQTILGISRGQRMVDSISVYQNHVAPTKTHFVNLDDKQIVYPEDDYSDIIIVNEDYIRQTIERAGQNNFKEDVYDLIETTTAPKEEIVLMPADVADGGEYTWMTTDWSGCSAPCGQSGHQVRGAVCQYKRDNITTTVEAEECLGRGASPPNVLRECLGPVCAIWRTTAWSSPKCLASGAALLRRKVECITENGIKLPDTSCSAESRPAKTKRQPQPCKPAWSVGPWSKCIGLCGSKGQQHRVLRCVWRAVGNSKSKRKRERSAGTACEGLKRPIVTRTCNVAPCPVNKDGICKDGSRYCENVRAMNMCALKRYKEHCCETCDN
- the LOC123722437 gene encoding uncharacterized protein LOC123722437 → MSLDVNISEPDEFNCTELHSCIENVARINSLNDFTYHVEFACGKGENFIANVFRVEITDTEDCERKISVIVKTLVNTTRQELFRELHKREVKAYEEVISKFQILQSKLDVIDRIVLPGCILSDMKRGNEVLILEDLVSKGYEYDSKVNKLQNLKYEQVCLVLKNLAKFHALSVIFELNDKENFTKLKSEFKDVLYQETFLDKSKLRNYYKNCYEDSIKLLDDLDARTKLQNVDTTLMELLRYYTSPRTFNVLCHGDCWDNITTDLCFLDFQAMRYSNPATDVVYFLFLSTDSTFRSQFMKDILSVYYESFSSFLKLYDIDSNSVYTKDSFEEDVQEMLPYGLLITLIELRIVTTTFEDKEVISESKLDLDQCISNEGNEDILLKMRVHDVVKESVQNGTLDRLCDQMKLFN